The sequence below is a genomic window from Nostoc flagelliforme CCNUN1.
GGCTGGGAACTACGGAGGCTATGAAAAGAGGACAAAGGGGCAAAGTGTTTGTTAGAGATTCACCTTGTGGAAAAATTTTCTCTAGTAAGTCATTCAGGGTTTGACATTCAGCCAGTTGTTGTATAACAGACTCAGGTAGATGGTCGGTATCCCAAGCTGAGTAAAGCGTCTCGCCAACAAACAACGCCCAATGTAGCCGAGAGTTGCCAATTTCCAAAGCTAGCCAAATATTATCTGTGTGTTCTGGGTGCTTATGCGGTTTCACACTTTTAATTTTTTTAAGTCATTCATAGATTTTTTAATAAAAATTAACATTCATCCCGTGTCACAATAAAACAAGGGGAACAAATACTCATTGTGTCAAGGAGGGGAGTTATGGTAGCGCTCACCGAAAAAACTGAAAAACGGCTCACCATACAGACTGTGGAAATCGCTCAAGAGACGACGGCTATTCGCTCTCTGGATTGGGATCGCGATCGCTTCGATATTGAGTTTGGTCTGCAAAATGGTACCACCTACAACTCGTTTCTCATCCGTGGGGAGCAGACTGCCTTAGTTGATACCTCCCACGAAAAGTTTCGTCAACTATACTTCGATACGCTCACCGGACTAATCAAGCCAACAGATATTGATTATTTGATTATCAGCCACACCGAGCCAGACCATAGCGGTTTAGTTAAAGATTTGCTGCTTATGGCTCCAGAAATAACCGTTGTCGGTTCTAAAGTGGCGATTCAGTTCCTTGAAGATTTCGTACATCAGCCATTCAAGCGGCGGATTGTGAAAAATGGCGATCGCTTGGATTTGGGCAATGGTCATGAATTTGAATTCGTGATTGCTCCAAATTTACACTGGCCGGATACCATTTTCAGCTTCGATCACAAAACCAAAACTCTCTATACCTGCGATGCCTTTGGGTTGCACTATTGCTCAGATAGCACCTTTGATGAAGACTTAGCAGCTATCGAAGAAGACTTTCATTACTACTACGATTGCTTGATGGGGCCGAATGCCCGGTCAGTTTTGTCAGCCCTGAAACGAATGGGTGAACTGAAAACCATCGATATGATTGCCACAGGACACGGGCCATTATTATCCCATAATGTTGAGGAACTAGTTGGACGTTACCGCACTTGGAGCCAAACGCAAGCCAAGCCAGAAACAACGATTGGAATATTTTACGTTTCCGAATACGGATATAGCGATCGCCTCGTGCAAGCAATGGCCAACGGTATCGGCAAAACTGGTGTCGCCGTGGAAATTGTCGATTTGGGATCTGAAGTCGATTTACAAGAGCTGCGGGAATTAGTTAGCCGTTGTGCTGGGCTAATCGTTGGTTTACCCCCGGCTTCTGGCGCTGCGAGCATCCAAGCTGCACTCAGCACAGTTTTAGGATCAGCCAAAGAAAAGCAAGCCATCGGCGTGTTTGAAACTGGCGGTGGCGATGATGAGCCGATAGATCCTTTGCTGAGTAAATTCCGCAATTTAGGTTTGACAACGGTTTTTCCAGCAATTCGGATTAAACAAACACCTACAGAAAATACCTACAAGCTGTGTGAAGAAGCGGGAACTGACTTAGCTCAATGGGTAACACGCGATCGCAGCATCAAAGCCATGAAATCCCTTGGTGCTGACTTAGATAAAGCATTAGGTAGAATTAGCGGCGGATTATATATTATTACTGCCAAAAAAGGCGATGTATCTAGTGCGATGTTAGCCT
It includes:
- a CDS encoding diflavin flavoprotein, encoding MVALTEKTEKRLTIQTVEIAQETTAIRSLDWDRDRFDIEFGLQNGTTYNSFLIRGEQTALVDTSHEKFRQLYFDTLTGLIKPTDIDYLIISHTEPDHSGLVKDLLLMAPEITVVGSKVAIQFLEDFVHQPFKRRIVKNGDRLDLGNGHEFEFVIAPNLHWPDTIFSFDHKTKTLYTCDAFGLHYCSDSTFDEDLAAIEEDFHYYYDCLMGPNARSVLSALKRMGELKTIDMIATGHGPLLSHNVEELVGRYRTWSQTQAKPETTIGIFYVSEYGYSDRLVQAMANGIGKTGVAVEIVDLGSEVDLQELRELVSRCAGLIVGLPPASGAASIQAALSTVLGSAKEKQAIGVFETGGGDDEPIDPLLSKFRNLGLTTVFPAIRIKQTPTENTYKLCEEAGTDLAQWVTRDRSIKAMKSLGADLDKALGRISGGLYIITAKKGDVSSAMLASWVAQASFKPLGFSIAVAKDRAIESLMQVGDRFVLNVLEEGNFQPLMKHFLKRFAPGADRFEGVRTQPAENGAPILNDALAYMECEVVSRMDCGDHWAVYSTVYAGRVSKPDALTAVHHRKVGNHY